One Glutamicibacter halophytocola DNA segment encodes these proteins:
- a CDS encoding ATP-binding protein — protein sequence MNLNTETKRKLREMSASDLLTAFDAQDDVLSMSLSVEQRIEMAVDQAHGLFVNAKANGLIRRAKLRYPAADLRRVDRVEERGLNQSLLAQLATCHFIELNRNLVFQGFTGSGKSYLACAVAKQACVNSYRTGYVRLPDLEEEWQQATAKQLGQLKLLNKYSNYIVLVLDEWLLDPPAGGFLKFVFELMERRYEAASTIFCTQYKQADWHARLGAGALADAIMDRIVHNTIWVETGGFNMRESIAQAER from the coding sequence ATGAACCTGAATACTGAAACCAAGCGCAAGCTGCGCGAAATGTCTGCCAGCGACCTGCTCACCGCCTTCGACGCCCAAGACGATGTGCTGAGCATGTCCCTGAGCGTTGAACAGCGTATCGAGATGGCCGTGGACCAAGCCCACGGCTTATTCGTCAATGCCAAGGCCAACGGCCTGATTCGCCGGGCGAAGCTGCGCTACCCAGCCGCTGACCTGCGCCGAGTAGATCGGGTCGAAGAACGTGGCCTGAACCAGTCGCTGCTGGCCCAATTGGCGACCTGCCACTTCATCGAGCTGAACAGGAATCTTGTCTTCCAAGGTTTCACTGGCTCAGGGAAATCTTATCTGGCGTGCGCGGTTGCCAAGCAGGCCTGCGTCAACAGCTACCGGACCGGTTACGTGCGGTTGCCGGATTTGGAGGAGGAATGGCAACAAGCCACAGCCAAGCAGCTTGGCCAGCTGAAGCTGCTGAACAAGTACTCGAATTACATCGTATTGGTGCTTGATGAGTGGCTGCTGGATCCCCCGGCCGGCGGGTTCTTGAAGTTCGTCTTCGAGCTGATGGAGCGGCGCTACGAGGCCGCATCAACGATTTTCTGCACCCAGTACAAGCAGGCGGACTGGCATGCCAGGTTGGGGGCTGGTGCGTTGGCGGATGCGATTATGGACCGGATCGTTCACAACACGATTTGGGTGGAGACCGGCGGGTTCAACATGCGTGAATCAATAGCGCAAGCTGAACGGTAA